Proteins encoded by one window of Pelmatolapia mariae isolate MD_Pm_ZW linkage group LG14, Pm_UMD_F_2, whole genome shotgun sequence:
- the gemin7 gene encoding gem-associated protein 7: MATPVPVLRLPKGPDPNSRGFDPNSPRFIALCRTSISSSAASDTDSEQLQKEQHARSVLREGFLRCLLSMTNKKVQFQMYENVKVEATFGASDIDVLNFQVSDLHTPIGVQKEALIRCQDVISFTFDV, from the coding sequence ATGGCGACTCCAGTGCCCGTACTCCGCCTGCCCAAAGGACCTGACCCCAACAGCCGTGGATTTGACCCCAACTCGCCCCGCTTCATCGCTCTCTGCCGAACCTCCATTTCCTCCTCAGCAGCTTCAGATACCGACAGCGAGCAGCTGCAGAAAGAGCAGCATGCTCGATCTGTGCTGAGAGAAGGTTTCCTCCGGTGCTTGCTCTCCATGACCAACAAGAAGGTTCAGTTCCAGATGTACGAGAATGTGAAGGTGGAGGCCACATTTGGGGCATCAGACATTGACGTGCTGAACTTTCAGGTGTCTGACCTGCACACTCCCATTGGGGTGCAGAAAGAGGCTCTAATCAGATGTCAAGATGTGATATCATTCACCTTTGATGTATAA